The DNA sequence GCCGTGATCTCGACCCTGCTGCGCGCGGAAGCCCTCACCGCGGGCTACGGCAAGATGGCGATTCTCCACGACGTCACGTTCATCGTGACGCCGGGCGAGCTCGTGGCGGTGATCGGCCCCAACGGGGCCGGCAAGTCCACCGCGTTCAAGGTCATCGTCGGCTTCCTCAAGCCGACCGAGGGCCGGGTGCTCTTCGACGGCGACGACATCACCGGGCTCCGCCCGGACCAGGTGCTGCGCCGGGGGCTCGCCTACGTGCCCCAGGGGCGAATCGTCTTCCCCCAGATGACGGTGCTGGAAAACCTCGAGATGGGGGCTTACATCGAGCGTGACGCCCGGAAGATCCGCGACTCGCTGGACCAGGTCTACGCGCTCTTCCCGGTGCTGGCCGAGCGGCGCCAGCAGAAGGCCGGCACCATGTCGGGCGGCGAGCAGCAGATGGTGGCAATCGGCCGGGCCCTCATGACCCACCCCAAGCTGGTGCTCCTGGACGAGCCCTCGCTGGGGCTTTCCCCGAAATACGTCGCCCTCATCTTCGAGAAGCTCGTGGAGATGAAGAAGAGCGGGTACACGCTCATGGTCGTGGAGCAGAACGCGGCCAAGGCCCTCTCGGTGGCCGACCGGGGCTATGTCCTGGAGCTCGGCCACAACCGGTTCGACGGCGCGGGGCAGACGCTGCTGGTCGACCCCGAGGTCAAGCGCCTTTACCTCGGCGGGTGAAATAAAGTACAATCCGCGCCATGCGCGTCGGCCGATTCGTGCTCACTATTGCCGTCCTCGCCGCGGGAATTCTCATCGGCTTCCTCGGTTGGTCCCAGAATTCCACCGCCAAGACCGAGCAGGTCGATGCAAAGGTGCCGCACGAGCGGCCGGATCCACACGTCCTCGGCGGCAAGCAGGTGTACGTCCAGTACTGCGTGACCTGTCACGGTGAGGCGGGCAAGGGCGACGGGCCGGGCGGGGCCAATCTCCCCATCAGGCCGCAGAATCTCGCCGACGGCCGCGTGATGAACGCGCTGCCCGATCACATGCTCGTGCGCGCCATCGGCGAGGGCCCGCAGTCCATC is a window from the Candidatus Methylomirabilota bacterium genome containing:
- a CDS encoding ABC transporter ATP-binding protein — protein: MAILHDVTFIVTPGELVAVIGPNGAGKSTAFKVIVGFLKPTEGRVLFDGDDITGLRPDQVLRRGLAYVPQGRIVFPQMTVLENLEMGAYIERDARKIRDSLDQVYALFPVLAERRQQKAGTMSGGEQQMVAIGRALMTHPKLVLLDEPSLGLSPKYVALIFEKLVEMKKSGYTLMVVEQNAAKALSVADRGYVLELGHNRFDGAGQTLLVDPEVKRLYLGG